A stretch of the Aegilops tauschii subsp. strangulata cultivar AL8/78 chromosome 4, Aet v6.0, whole genome shotgun sequence genome encodes the following:
- the LOC109754530 gene encoding monooxygenase 2: MQRQEESGEDIVIVGAGLAGLAAALGLHRKGVRSVVLESSPSLRASGFAFATWPNAFRALDALGVGDQIRKLHLHIEGLRVMSASTGEIAKEVDFRDEFSCVRRDVLLQVLAAELPTGTIRYSSKIVSIDEHGDGAKMLHLADGSTLRAKVLVGCDGINSVVARWLGLAKPSHSGRSATRGLACYPDGHGFPPKFLQLFGNGFRFGFVPCNDTDVYWFYTWSPSQDDDGVAESGTKMKQYVLTKLRSSKVPAEAREVVERSELSDDAPAAPLRFRPPLSLVFAGISKGDVCVAGDALHPMTPDLGQGGCAALEDGVVLARCLGEAILGGDGDGATGGTEKERIESGLRRYVGIRRWRSIELIGTAYVVGFLQQSGNRIISFLREKVLAGVLAGRLVKMSDYDCGTLSSWGVQ, from the exons ATGCAGCGGCAAGAGGAGTCCGGCGAGGACATCGTGATCGTGGGCGCCGGGCTCGCCGGGCTCGCCGCCGCGCTCGGGCTGCACAGGAAAGGGGTGAGGAGCGTGGTGCTGGAGTCGTCCCCGTCGCTCCGGGCGTCGGGGTTCGCCTTCGCCACGTGGCCCAACGCCTTCCGCGCGCTCGACGCCCTCGGCGTCGGCGACCAGATCAGGAAGCTCCACCTGCACATCGAGGGGCTGCGCGTCATGTCGGCGTCCACGGGTGAGATAGCGAAGGAGGTGGACTTCAGGGACGAGTTCAGCTGCGTCAGGCGGGACGTGCTGCTGCAGGTCCTGGCGGCGGAGCTGCCGACGGGCACCATCCGCTACTCCTCCAAGATCGTCTCCATCGACGAGCACGGCGACGGCGCCAAGATGCTCCACCTCGCCGACGGCTCGACTCTCCGGGCGAAGGTGCTGGTCGGCTGCGACGGGATCAACTCCGTGGTGGCCAGATGGCTGGGGCTCGCCAAGCCGTCGCACTCCGGGCGCTCCGCCACGCGGGGCCTCGCGTGTTACCCCGACGGCCACGGCTTCCCGCCCAAGTTCTTGCAGCTCTTTGGCAACGGCTTCCGCTTCGGCTTCGTGCCCTGCAACGACACCGACGTCTACTGGTTCTACACATGGTCTCCCTCCCAAGACG ATGATGGTGTCGCTGAGAGCGGTACCAAGATGAAGCAGTACGTGCTGACGAAGCTGAGGAGCTCCAAGGTGCCCGCAGAGGCGCGGGAAGTGGTGGAGAGGAGCGAGCTGAGCGACGACGCGCCCGCCGCGCCGCTGCGGTTCCGGCCGCCGCTCTCGCTCGTGTTCGCGGGCATCAGCAAGGGGGACGTGTGCGTGGCCGGAGACGCGCTGCACCCGATGACGCCGGACCTGGGCCAGGGCGGCTGCGCGGCGCTGGAGGACGGCGTCGTACTGGCCAGATGCCTCGGCGAGGCCATCCTCGGTGGCGATGGCGACGGAGCGACAGGCGGCACTGAGAAGGAGAGGATCGAGTCGGGCCTGCGCAGGTACGTCGGTATACGGCGGTGGAGGAGCATCGAGCTCATCGGAACGGCCTACGTTGTCGGCTTCCTGCAGCAGAGTGGTAACAGGATCATCAGCTTTCTGCGGGAGAAGGTGTTGGCTGGAGTACTCGCGGGAAGGCTCGTGAAGATGTCGGACTACGACTGCGGGACCCTGTCAAGCTGGggagtacagtag